In Spirosoma sp. KUDC1026, the sequence CACGGGCCCACGTTCATTCAGGAATTTATTACGTATAGCATCCGGCTGTTCAGTACGCCCGACGCGGGCCATGGTGGATTTCCGGGCTATCACTTTATTATCCTGCTGGTAGGTTGTTTTCCAGCATCGATTTTTGCGATGCGGGCTTTCGGGTCGCTGTTCATCGAGCGGAATTACCAGCGTGAATTTCAGCGGTGGATGCTGATTCTATTCTGGGTCGTGCTAGTTCTCTTCAGTATCGTGCAGTCCAAGATTGTACACTATTCATCGCTCTGCTATTTCCCCGTCACCTACCTTGCCACGCTGACGATTATGCAGTTGGAGTACCGGCGGATTGCGTTCAATGGCTGGCTCGTAGCGGGCCTGCTCGTCATTGGTGGGCTGTTTGTGGCGGCTACCATCGGCCTGCCCATCCTGGCGCAGCACATGGACGTCGTGAAATCGTTCGCCGACAAAGATGCCTTTACGCAGGCCAACCTGGACGCGAAGGTTAACTGGACGGGCTGGGAAGTCTTACCGGGCGTATGGCTGCTCATGGTGCTGTTACTCAGCATTTACCTGTTCCGCAGCTACGACACCGAGCGGGGCACGTTTGTGCTGTTCGGCGGCATGGCCGTTTTCATTACGCTCACGCTCTGGTTTTTTATTGGTCGTATCGAAGCTATTTCGCAGGGGGCGGCCATGCGGTTCTTCGAGCGAGCACAGGGGCAGGACGTGTACGTGAAAGCATATGGCTACCGGAGTTACGGGCCGTTCTTCTATACGCATAAGCCCCCCGTTACGAACCCAAATTACTACGACGATAACTGGCTTCAGCGCGGCCCCATCGATAAAGACGTCCTGTTTATCAAGAAAAACACGGAGCAAACGGAACTTGATACGTTGCCCAATACCCGCAAAATCGGCGAAGAGAACGGTTTTATCTTCTACCGCCGATCGGCCCGGCAATAGGAATCAAAACTGTTGACAGGTCCCGACAGTTTAGCCGGTATGACAACTGTTTACACCATCAACTCCCGTTTTGTCGGGTCGACCCGATACGCCTTCGGACTGGGTCTGTTTGTTTCATTGCTGGCGAGTACCAGCGCCTGTACGTCGACAAAGTCTGCTGGAGTACAAAAGCGGATGCAGCTGGCCGTGGGTGATATCAAGGAAATAACCGTTCCCCGGCGCGGTGATTCGTCACTGCAATTGATTGGCACGTCCGATAATCAGGAGGTGGTTGACGTGTCTCGTCGGGAGCTGGCCCCCGCTGTTGATACGTTGCAACGGCAACCTGCTGGCCCCACCGTTTTTCA encodes:
- a CDS encoding ArnT family glycosyltransferase, which gives rise to MNQKLFYTLLLAVVGALFFIPFLGGVRLFDWDEINFAECSREMVILRDYLRVHIDFKPFYEKPPFFFWCQALMMNLFGVSEFSARLPNAICGIITLGYLYHLGEKLHGHRFGLVWALAYLGSVTPHLYFRSGIIDPFFNLFIFIGLVNVIFASWKRERMSSNLLISKPTWLYLLLGGLMLGLGILTKGPVAFLIVCLVLLVYWLLSHFRWFITPLQFLGFSLAAAAAPLAWGGLETYLHGPTFIQEFITYSIRLFSTPDAGHGGFPGYHFIILLVGCFPASIFAMRAFGSLFIERNYQREFQRWMLILFWVVLVLFSIVQSKIVHYSSLCYFPVTYLATLTIMQLEYRRIAFNGWLVAGLLVIGGLFVAATIGLPILAQHMDVVKSFADKDAFTQANLDAKVNWTGWEVLPGVWLLMVLLLSIYLFRSYDTERGTFVLFGGMAVFITLTLWFFIGRIEAISQGAAMRFFERAQGQDVYVKAYGYRSYGPFFYTHKPPVTNPNYYDDNWLQRGPIDKDVLFIKKNTEQTELDTLPNTRKIGEENGFIFYRRSARQ